A stretch of the Caldisericum sp. genome encodes the following:
- a CDS encoding sigma-70 family RNA polymerase sigma factor, with protein sequence PKEDYEILYELYFKNTSIHKLASKLGITRPAVRYRRNRALERLRKIILKQAKN encoded by the coding sequence TTCCAAAAGAGGACTACGAAATCCTATACGAATTATACTTCAAGAATACTTCAATTCATAAGTTAGCAAGTAAACTTGGTATCACACGCCCAGCAGTGAGATACCGAAGGAACAGGGCATTGGAGAGACTAAGAAAAATAATCTTAAAACAAGCAAAAAATTAA